The sequence TGGTCCCTGTGCGTGGGCTGCTGTGTCCTCTGTCCCCCTGCATCCTGTGCTGCGGTGAGCTGTGCCTCGAGCAGCTGAGGCATCGCTCTCAAGGGCGGGTGTTCTGTGTGCAGGAACCATGCAGGGACATTGCTGTGAGCACTGGCAATACCTAAAACAGCCCAGATAAACGTGCCATGTTGACTTCCATGCTCTGGGGCTCATGGCGTGACCCACAAGCTCTTATGGAGGCTGAGGGGCCCGTGAGATGCTGTTGTTATTGGCAATGGTCAGCTCAGAGCTCTCCTCGCctctgtgctggctgcttgcCTCCATTTGACAGCAGTGTTGGCATCACCCCAGCATGAATACACAtggcttttttcccctactCTGCTCCTTCTTTAgctcagcagagctgacagATGTGGAGCCGGAGCTGTGTTCAGCTGGGTGCTGTCTGTAGCTACCTGTGGCTCTCTGCACAGCCATGGACCAGCACTACTTGATTAAACCTCATCCCCCTGTGACTCGGGGGCTCTGTGCTGATCAAAGGTGGTGGAGCTGGGGAAGCTCTGAGGTGCTGAGGTGAAGGGCAGAGGAAGGAGTCGTCGGCACTGTGGACACAGAGgtgccacagctctgcctgtCCCTACCCACTCCCAGGCTTCAGAAGTCCCAGCAAACTGTATCCACAGCTGTGCAAGCAGAGAATcctaaaatcacagaatcatttgagttggaagggacctttaaaggctgTCCtgtccaactcccttgcaatgaagAGGGACACATACAACTCGATCAAGGTGCTCAGaccccctccagcctgaccttgaatttCTCCAGGGGCGGGGATCCACTGCTTTTCTGGGCATCTTgccccagtgcctcaccaccctgattataaaaaccttttctccttacatctagtctaaatctcccctcttttagcttgaaACCATCTCCTCTTGTCCTATCCCGACAGACCCTGTTAAatagtctgtccccttctttctcataCCCCCTTTAGACAGCAAAAGGAGTGAAGCATAGCAAAGCCTGGTGCCTGGCCTCACAGCACCCCAGCATCCATCCTGCTGCTGCGTGCAAGCTGCTCCTGGGGAAACGCCGAGGAGCTGCTTGTGTGCAGATGTTGCATAATGCTGACCTACTTTGTATACAAGTTGGTGGGCTGGGTGGCGTTTGCCCCAATCCTGGTAACCCCCTCTGGGGTGGGTTATGTCCTCTGCCCCGTGCCATGGGTGTAAGCAGATGGGTGACATCCCCCAGCCCACACACCCATGATGCATGTGGGCTTTCACCTGCACCAAACTGCTGCTAGCATGCTGAGCTTTGGTGTGGCTTTGCTCAGCCACTGCATGGGACTAATACGTAGTGATGGTGTCCTATAAATTATATAGGCGGTACGTTCACCATCTGCTCTGCGTTGAAAGCCAATTGTGATTGAGACCTTCTCCCTCCCCAAAGCTCGACTTGATTATGGGCCGGGTGTGCGGATCTCCTGTAAGCAGTTCTGATTTAATCAGGTAAGGAGGAAAGTTTGTAACCAGGTTGTGATGTTCCTGCACCCAATGCAAGAGCTGAAGCGCCATCCAGCAACGTATCGCCAAGAGGATGTGAGTAAAAAGTGAATCTGATTTCATGCTAATGAGGCTCTAAACTGAGTGAATATTGATTGCGGTGGTCATATCAAAAAATCGAAATAGCAGTGCAAAGAGCAAAGGAAACCCCAGAGTGATTCATATGAGAAGGGGAAATAAAGAGAGCCATGGGGGAAGAAAGAGTGTGAGGGGGACTAAATTGGTCTGCCTAGCCAAAAGCAGAGGGGATTTGAATCAGATTATCCTCATTAGATGTCTCTTTAAAGCATCATCAAGCAAAATGAATGGTCCGAGGGAAAGCTCGCAGGCATGGTGTCTGTGATTATCACCAGGGATTTGCAGTCCTAGTTAGCTAGCTCAGAGACAAGATGGTTAAGGGACTTAAAAACTGCACTGCCCTCATCCTCTATATTTTTCAGTGGGGTGGTGGGGGACACTGCATGGATGCACAGTTGCAACTTGTGGCGGTCCATCCCTCTGTGTTCTGTGGGTACTTGGAGGGaatgctgccagcagagcctgGGGCCGGCTGCGTGGTCGTGccaagctcactgctgcagggccTTTTGGGCTCAGCAGCCACTCACTCCCCCACCCCATTCCAGCTTGGGGCCACGCTCGTGCCCAGCCACGTGTAGCTCTCTCCTTTTGCTGCAGCCTACATcggtgctgcagggctgcaaagAGCTTGAGGTTGGCATCCGACCGTCCCTGCAACCAAACCCGCCGCACAGCATTGGCTCAAGCAGCCCAGGGTGCAACCAAAAGccaaaaatcaaaatactggCAAGGGGTGGGAGGTCATCCTCTCACCTACCCCATATGCAGGTGGCTGTGGCCAATGGGACAAATGTGAGCTGCACGTGTTAGAGGTTTGTCCTGAGGTCAGTGGGTCTGCTAGATAAACACCTCTGTAACCAACATGTCATTGGGTTTCCGGTGCACGCGAGCACAAGGTGTACTTTTGGTGGATATTTTCTGACACAGACAGCCCTGAGAGCATGTGTGAGTCACTGCACCCGCCGTGGGGCTGCAGGAACCGCTCATagagggatggggatgagggCCGGCCCTGCTCCTGGGCTGGAGCGTGCAGTGTGGAAATACAGCCCTCTCCAGCTCCAGGATTGAGCCATAACTTTTAAATAGCTCTTTTGATATTTTTGCTGGtttatttgtttaataaaaCCACTTGGTTAGCTAGGCTTCCCAGCTCCCGGGGCACTCATTTCTCTGCAAAGATAAGAAAAGCACATTTCCTTATCCAGTGAgtcattttttctgctctttaatTATGCATTTATGCTATTATCAAGCGCCCCTAGATGCGAGCAGCCCATCACCACTAACCAGCCACCAGGTCCTCACTGTCCCCACTCCCAAAGCTGCCACGAGGGCCGGAGAGGCGGAGGCTGGAGCCCTGAGCGCGCAGCTCACACGTGAGCGCTGCCGGGGAAGTCAGCGGTGATTTTCTCCATGAGTAAATCCTGCAATGTGCGAGTTGAAACATCATTTTCCTGGCCTGGGCACGAGCAGACGTGCATGGAAGGAAATGGGAACGAGCAGTGGGTGACGGGAGAGGGACAGAAGATGAGGGAtagggagatttagattggggatttaatgaaaacattttttgctgtATAAGGAgagtgagacactggcacaggttgcccagagaggtggtgatccccattcctggagacatccaaggtcaggctgcaggggctctgagcaccctaatcgagctgtaggtgtccctctTCATTGCAAGGCAGTTGGAGTGGATGGtctttaagagtcccttctaactcaaacgATTTTGTGAAAAaacagctggcagcaggcacaAACCTGTTGTCTCAGTGGAGAAGCAGTACCTATGGGTACCTGAGGCAATGCAGAGGGCACTGAGTTCACCACTGGGCCCTGAAACAAGAGAGAAGTACAGGGTGTGCTCGGGGAGTTTGCTTTTGAGTCAGGCAGAAGTGGAAGAACTGAGTCACCGGGCCAGGGCTGCGCTGCTCTGGGGGAAAATGGAGCCATGCGGGCACCAGCCATGGACAACAGGAGGCCGCTGGGCTCTGAGGTGGAAGGGGAAGTGAAATCACCTTGGGTGTGGAGCTGGTGGGCAGCAATCAGTTTTGGTCACAACTTTCACTTGCCCAGCCAACGTGCCCAGAGAGGaagaggctgtgctgggaggagcCTGTGGGCTGCAGCGGGCAGCAGGCAGGCCTCCTTCAGCAGAGTGAGCCGGCATTGTGTCCGGGTCCTTCCCTTCCTGTGGGATGAAGGAGGAAGGGACATAATGCTTGTCCAGTTTAGACATTGAGGGAAaaattttcactgagagggcagtgagacagtggcacaggctgcccagagagctgtgggtgccccatccctggaggttcaaggtggtgggaggcagccctgcacacagcacagggtgggactgggtgggcGTTGAGGCCCCTTCTGACCTAAAATATTCTGTCATGGAGAAGAGACGCctgcaaagcagaaatacaCCCCTTACATACTTCAGATCTCAACCACCAGGATTTGACATATGGATGTCAGTGGCAGGGAATCTCTTGCTCATGATGAGAGACACCTGAGGCCCTTCACGGTGTATTTAGTCCTCTCTGAGGGTTTTGGGACCAGACTTGTTCCCAGTTACTTTGAGCAGAGATAGCTCCAAACCCCTGAAGAATTGGAGACATGGCACCAAGGGGCTTTGACACTTCTTGCCAAGAGCCTAAGCTGGTGATATGAAGGATGTTGCAGGCAGGTTCAGCCCTTTTGTGTCGGTCTTGGAGTGAGGCAGAGCACCCGACCCTGGGATTTCTGTCCCACAGCTCATATGGATACCGGCCCACCATGGAGCTTCTGCAAGGGGATGCCAGCAAGTATCCTGGTGTTGTAGGCTGGGGTAGATCTTAGACACTCAGGGGCTGGGGGTGACATCAGCTGGGGAGGTGACACCAGTGGGCCAGGGCAGGACAGATTTTAGCATTACATTTTGGAGCAGAGGGGCTGTCAGTGGGTACGTTGTTGGCCTCCTCCTCCTGGACGAAGATCCGCCCCAGGGGAAGTGCAGCACCCGGAGCCCCAGGGGAGCTGAGGCAGCTCGACAGACTGCATCTCCCTCTGCCACCCGCCCTGGGGCTCTGCGATTTCACACTCAGGCGGCTGCTCTACGCCAAGCCATGCAGGAGCGCTCGGCCATGGCCTCCCCAGGAAAAGCAGACGGCAGTGCCTCCTGCCTCTCCTCCCAGTGCTTCGACCCCCTAACCAGGTCCTGCGTGATGTGCTCCGAGCTATTTGGGGACAACACAAGTAAGTGCAGCCAGGGTTGGGTGGTGAAGGGGGGTTGGAGGACGCTATGGGGTGGGCTTGGAGGGGACCTCCTGTAGGTCGTGGTAGAagtggagatggagatggaatGGAGCTCCATgactgcagccccactgctgggAGACCTTGGTAATGCCATTTTGCCCCTTCTGACCCTGCCGACATTTTGCACCACAGCAGAGCCTGCCCCTGGAGTGCCCAGTTCAGACACACTGCCCACCATCCCCTCCATGGACCTGTCCAGCAGCCTTCTGATCTTTGGGATCCCTGCACTGGTGGGGCTCCTCCTGGCTCTGGCTGCCCTCTGGGGCTTCCTTGCCTGTAAGCTGGGGAAAcggaggaagaagaggaggaagacgGAGCAGGAGGTTGAAGGTAGGAGACTTTGTGCTCATGCTCACTCTATTGGCTCCTTGGGTGGCTCAGATTTCCTATATCTTCCTTGGGGTGCCCCAGAGATCACCCCTCTCCCCAGGGCAACATGAAAAGGACTCAATACGCAGTGGGAGCCATGTGAATTGGGGTACCATGGTGAGCACCCCACAAGGTTTTCCCTCTGACACCAGAGCACCCTCTGACATTTGCATGCCACTGCCACCCCAAAGAGTTGACAGTGTCAGAGACAGCCCTTATCAGCAGAACACAGAGCACCAAGCATCTTATGGGGTCATCCCTGAAGACACCATTGTTGGGGCAAGGGATAGAGCTGTGCCTCTCCCCACAGGGCACTTCCAGGAGGTGAAGTCATTGTGCTCCACCAGGGATCCCCAAGAAcagtactgaaaacaaaagagggaGAAATCCCACGACAGCAAGTGTGGGGAGGCACGTGGCCATTGCTACTTGTAAACAAGTCTATTTTTAAATGGGAAGCAATCATGCCGGGTGCTTGCTGCTAGCACGGGCTCACAGGAGGCTCGAGGCACAAGTGCACGGCTGCACTTCCCCGATTacattttgggagaaaaaaatgtgctaCAAAGCAATGTGGTGGGGAGATCCCTGTTCCAGGATTTTCTTCACAGCCCCTGACCCCACTTCTCACCCTCTCTCAGAAAGCCTGGGTGATGCCGGCCCCctgcccagctccagctgcttgGATGTCAGTACTCCAGAGGGGAATGCTGACCCAGCACAAGGCCCCTGCCCACATCGCAACGGAGGTCTGAGGACGCCCAAGAGGGATGGAGCAAAGCGGCGGCCGTGCTGCCAGGGTGATGCCAAGGGTGATGTGGTGCTGCTGGCCACTACCTGGCCCCACCATAAGGAACACGGCCACGGCTTCCCACTGCCGGCCactgagctgggagctgctgcattAGTCACCACAAAAACCACCCAGGAATGCATGGGTGAGGAGAGACTGTGACAGCCATAGCCCTTCCCTAGGGGACAAAGTCTTGCATGGACATAAGCTGCACCAGAACCGGGTTTTGCATTTTATGTTTCCCCATTTTTATGGAGTCCCAGCCAAGCCTGCAGTCACTAGAGGAAGCCCAAGGATTCATGCTGTGTTACCAATAGCTGCTGAGCTATGGAACTCGGG is a genomic window of Meleagris gallopavo isolate NT-WF06-2002-E0010 breed Aviagen turkey brand Nicholas breeding stock chromosome 1, Turkey_5.1, whole genome shotgun sequence containing:
- the TNFRSF13C gene encoding tumor necrosis factor receptor superfamily member 13C isoform X1, producing the protein MQERSAMASPGKADGSASCLSSQCFDPLTRSCVMCSELFGDNTTEPAPGVPSSDTLPTIPSMDLSSSLLIFGIPALVGLLLALAALWGFLACKLGKRRKKRRKTEQEVEESLGDAGPLPSSSCLDVSTPEGNADPAQGPCPHRNGGLRTPKRDGAKRRPCCQGDAKGDVVLLATTWPHHKEHGHGFPLPATELGAAALVTTKTTQECMGEERL
- the TNFRSF13C gene encoding tumor necrosis factor receptor superfamily member 13C isoform X2, whose amino-acid sequence is MQERSAMASPGKADGSASCLSSQCFDPLTRSCVMCSELFGDNTKPAPGVPSSDTLPTIPSMDLSSSLLIFGIPALVGLLLALAALWGFLACKLGKRRKKRRKTEQEVEESLGDAGPLPSSSCLDVSTPEGNADPAQGPCPHRNGGLRTPKRDGAKRRPCCQGDAKGDVVLLATTWPHHKEHGHGFPLPATELGAAALVTTKTTQECMGEERL